The following are encoded together in the Plasmodium malariae genome assembly, chromosome: 1 genome:
- the PmUG01_01032400 gene encoding PIR protein, translating to MINTSDNRILQGSQSSNIYNELNRSVSGEQYNVYCKSLNGTKENIPNSNYNLCKLIARNAEDLSKKYKTPSYTNQCFHNRYWVYYELWKVLKSISKTEELKSLSDNFLEARNSINRAYNAYNCLYSFENDILEGLKDKIEEKYLYDYFTNFDSIKTSDACERVQLNKYTNYLNYIIILYNKRTAQDSCCFGSFLMDCFDYFKCNDEFDPRKLLSSLNKNGKNECSNLEKAEAPENLDSLSSFQNSRSHIFNSFYTVTCKGNGNLICKMSPSYESPKNVNSNTNHRLQSDFNSLVSRPRAVQSVEISGEKQNRSGDVSGLSANSEQKDTLREAPNSLSLSENGKSKVKKICPGYQFGEGSPGSCEEPNVRERGTLGGRWEEYSPHKKVRFTRSINGFYYHTLVNKTDTITNNFFRVGVALALATGIIFTIFLYYKFTPFGRHLRKKSSRNKRIDDDVDISYLRQFKIRAPKTVNRNRGSTRLQFAYYSR from the exons atgattaataCCTCTGAT AATAGAATTTTACAAGGGTCACAAtcaagtaatatatataatgaattgaACAGAAGCGTCAGTGGAGAACAATACAATGTATACTGTAAATCATTAAATGGAACAAAAGAGAATATTCCTAATTCAAATTATAATCTTTGTAAATTGATTGCAAGAAATGCAGAAGATTTGtcaaaaaagtataaaacaCCAAGTTATACTAATCAATGTTTTCATAACAGATACTGGgtatattatgaattatgGAAAGTGTTAAAAAGCATTTCGAAAACAGAAGAATTAAAATCACTTAGTGATAATTTCCTGGAAGCTCGTAATAGTATAAATAGGGCTTATAATGCATATAATTGTCTATATTCCTTtgaaaatgatattttaGAAGGATTAAAAGATAAGATAGAAGAGAAATATTTGTATGATTATTTCACAAACTTTGATAGTATTAAAACATCTGATGCTTGTGAACGTGttcaattaaataaatatacaaattatcttaattatattattatattatataataagcGTACAGCTCAGGATTCCTGTTGCTTTGGTTCATTCTTGATGGATTGttttgattattttaaatgcaATGATGAATTTGATCCTCGTAAACTGTTGTcatcattaaataaaaatggaaaaaatgaatgtaGTAATTTAGAAAAAGCCGAGGCACCTGAAAATTTGGATAGTTTATCAAGTTTTCAAAATTCTAGATCAcacatttttaattcattttatactGTTACATGCAAAGGCAATGGTAATCTTATTTGTAAAATGTCTCCATCTTATGAATCTcctaaaaatgttaattctAATACAAATCATAGGTTACAAAGTGATTTTAATAGTTTAGTGTCACGGCCTAGAGCAGTTCAATCTGTTGAAATCTCAGGAGAAAAGCAAAATAGAAGCGGCGATGTATCGGGCTTATCTGCAAATTCTGAACAAAAGGACACATTACGGGAAGCTCCAAATTCATTATCCTTATCAGAAAATGGGAAGAgtaaagtaaaaaagatTTGTCCTGGTTACCAATTTGGAGAAGGTTCACCTGGATCATGTGAAGAACCAAATGTACGAGAAAGAGGAACTCTCGGAGGAAGATGGGAAGAATATTCTCCCCATAAAAAGGTTAGATTCACACGAAGCATCAATggtttttattatcatacatTAGTAAATAAAACTGATACAATTACCAACAATTTTTTCAGAGTTGGTGTTGCACTTGCTTTGGCCACTGGAATAATTTTCActattttcctttattataAA tTTACTCCCTTTGGACGtcatttaagaaaaaaatcatCCAGGAATAAACGAATTGATGATGATGTTGATATATCATACTTGCGGCAGTTTAAAATACGTGCACCAAAAACGGTAAATAGAAATAGGGGTAGTACAAGATTACAATTTGCTTATTATTCTAGGTGA
- the PmUG01_01032700 gene encoding STP1 protein has translation MDLTGLGMGSVYYLKEAKFKKILKEAKTRTDTLKQVKNKNEFRNNCLNLADYIIKEKTAPQHFSQNNWERALINWLKPKYEGLKKYGGCPVILKDNDKELLKLKYDADDFYEQKIRTERKLKAFGKNQEDSYICNNDAKCKSTCKEYNEWIKNREEYFKEKKSFIERNSKINNANISFRNPINDLLNPETFNIFPKCSILEPPENGQLQPEEHAKGSEKVQTVSESPSEFQDQSDKVVEILRKVETEVEPVSTGEEQSQYQTTPLSEPSSMEITTNQPKDLQSVSDEKSQILEGPETGDLSLQGDTAPSPKVQVSGKAEDSRAAFGNSSQLITNSPFVDSSELPEIEVGLHKKKKKIKRKQVKFLKIRVPSYFDRKSEFSSHDHLEHQIYDDKEIIKKIKIHESDVIKNTEELKRKKEGSKTIIEVHMEVLKKIRNDEWEFNKDEFLDICLEHFKKEEYKTYHNLTDDELMENVQNRNDIEKQKILWNKWLEEHRNISDKLTREEWFNNLKNEWKKELFIKKSEELNSNLLDEIYKIPYLEREKDLWKQWISKNRYIIEQYLEKDWFKGKDEKLQNISDIIEALGNNYGLSLINIEELDIKECYEDLYKYLKRKILEKLCIFVFIKILEECKKEENIENNELYLDSSINKWKIEGNSYEKSQILKNLIETNSSASESSKSMEIHNYIWEDCLRKDLENWIIEDDTYVNFTYNEAMKINLIK, from the exons ATG GATCTGACTGGACTAGGTATGGGATCAGTATATTACCTTAAGGAGgctaaatttaaaaagattcTTAAAGAAGCAAAAACTAGAACTGATACCTTAAAACaggtgaaaaataaaaatgaatttagaAACAACTGCTTAAATTTAGctgattatataattaaggAAAAGACTGCACCACAACATTTTAGCCAAAATAATTGGGAAAGAGCACTAATAAATTGGCTAAAACCTAAATATGAAGGTCTAAAAAAGTATGGAGGATGCCctgtaatattaaaagataatgataaagaacttttaaaattaaaatatgatgcAGATGATTTctatgaacaaaaaataagaacGGAGAGAAAGCTGAAAGCTTTCGGAAAGAACCAAGAGgattcatatatttgtaataatgaTGCTAAATGTAAAAGTACATGTAAGGAATATAATGAGTGGATTAAAAATAGAGAGGAATATTttaaggaaaagaaaagctTTATTGAAagaaattcaaaaattaataatgcaAATATCTCTTTTCGTAATCCAATAAATGACTTACTGAATCCTgaaacatttaatatatttcctaAATGCTCAATCTTGGAACCCCCAGAAAATGGTCAACTGCAACCTGAAGAACATGCAAAAGGTTCAGAAAAAGTTCAAACTGTATCGGAAAGTCCATCTGAATTTCAAGATCAATCGGATAAGGTAGTTGAAATTCTACGAAAAGTAGAAACTGAAGTTGAACCGGTATCTACAGGTGAAGAACAATCGCAATACCAAACAACGCCTCTATCTGAGCCTTCATCTATGGAAATAACAACTAACCAACCTAAAGATTTACAATCTGTATCAGATGAAAAATCACAAATTCTTGAAGGTCCTGAAACTGGAGATCTAAGTTTACAAGGAGATACGGCACCTTCTCCAAAAGTTCAAGTTTCAGGAAAAGCTGAAGATAGTCGTGCTGCTTTTGGAAATTCATCACAATTAATTACGAATTCCCCATTTGTTGATTCTTCCGAACTTCCTGAAATTGAAG TAGGgctacataaaaaaaagaaaaagataaaaagaaaacaagtGAAATTTCTGAAAATAAGGGTACCTTCATATTTTGACAGAAAAAGTGAATTTTCATCACATGATCATTTGGAACATCAAATATATGATGATAAggaaatcataaaaaaaataaaaattcatgaAAGTGACgtgataaaaaatacagaagaattaaagagaaaaaaggagGGATCAAAAACTATTATAGAAGTGCATATggaagtattaaaaaaaatcagaAATGATGAGTGGGAATTTAACAAAGACGAATTTTTAGATATATGCCTAGAACATttcaaaaaagaagaatataaaacTTATCATAATTTAACAGATGATGAACTAATGGAAAATGTTCAAAATAGAAATGAtattgaaaaacaaaaaattttatggaaTAAATGGTTAGAAGAACACAGAAACATATCTGATAAATTAACAAGGGAAGAATGGTtcaataatttgaaaaatgaatggaaaaaagaactttttataaaaaagagtgAAGAATTAAACTCAAACCTTTTAGAtgaaatttacaaaattccATATCtcgaaagagaaaaagattTATGGAAGCAGTGGATATCAAAAAATCGTTATATTATAGAACAATATTTGGAAAAGGATTGGTTTAAAGGTAAAGATGAAAAACTCCAGAATATTTCAGATATAATTGAAGCTCTAGGAAATAACTATGGTCTAtcactaataaatatagaagaaCTGGATATTAAAGAATGCTATGaagatttatataaatatttaaaaagaaaaatattagaaaaattgtgtatattcgtatttataaagatattagaagaatgcaaaaaagaagagaatatagaaaataatgaattatatttagatagttccataaataaatggaaaatagAAGGAAATTCATATGAAAAATCacagatattaaaaaatttaattgaaaCTAACAGTAGCGCTTCGGAAAGCAGTAAAAGCATGgaaattcataattatatatgggAAGACTGTTTGAGAAAAGATTTAGAAAATTGGATAATAGAAGAtgatacatatgtaaatttcACATATAATGAAGCAATGAAAATAAATCTAAtcaaatag
- the PmUG01_01032500 gene encoding Plasmodium exported protein, unknown function — translation MKSFILIKIFTYSNFIWICSYFNCVRTSQKSLDNKNYTDSILDISSDIFKLVNDKESKNAELNIMLFENGHNDSENCKNNIQSIYYEKQQSLNEDDNSKTENYGKNESKNKNNLTETSNKLFKKWICAICKPFRTIDNVFEKRLYKVFSHIYNYRQCKDPTQKKSLKRSAYKYIALIFVIPGMLSIIGFISFFLSFSFVGNKLYLALWGQNYENGGETLIKFMQNYGGTDIFLLVILLSIFILVYILVKFIKYSIKLGRNEVKS, via the exons ATGAagtcttttattttaattaaaattttcacatATTCCAATTTTATTTGGATAtgttcttattttaattgtgtg CGTACTTCCCAAAAATCATTAGATAATAAGAATTATACAGATAGTATATTAGATATAAGTagtgatatatttaaattagtAAATGATAAGGAAAGTAAAAATGcagaattaaatattatgctATTTGAAAATGGACATAATGATTCagaaaattgtaaaaataatattcaatCAATATATTACGAAAAACAACAATCATTAAATGAAGATGATAATAGTAAAACAGAAAATTATGGAAAGAATGAATCtaagaataaaaacaatttaacAGAAACATCCAACAAATTATTCAAGAAATGGATATGTGCTATATGTAAACCGTTCAGAACGATAGATAATGTATTTGAAAAACGACTATATAAGGTATTcagtcatatatataattacaggCAATGTAAAGATcctacacaaaaaaaaagtttaaaacgTTCAGCATATAAGTATATTGCcttaatatttgttatacCAGGAATGCTTTCAATTATTggatttatatcattttttttatcgttcTCTTTTGTTGgcaataaattatatttagcATTATGGGGACAGAATTATGAGAACGGGGGTGAAAccttaataaaatttatgcaAAATTATGGGGGTAcagatatatttttgttagttatattattaagtatTTTTATCCTTGTTTATATACtagtaaaatttataaaatattcaattaAATTAGGAAGGAATGAAGttaaatcataa